The following are encoded together in the Rhodopirellula bahusiensis genome:
- the arsS gene encoding arsenosugar biosynthesis radical SAM (seleno)protein ArsS (Some members of this family are selenoproteins.), with the protein MSSLLPIVNEGLPTGVVPTFASRLENGILWRNQLNQLQINLGKLCNQTCTHCHVDAGPTKKRENMDDRTADRLLELVASCPAITTVDLTGGAPEMNPNFRRLAKTFRDAGLRVIDRCNLTILSEPGYEWVAEFLAEHEIDVVASLPCYLEDNVDGQRGGGVFGRSIDGLLRLNELGYRRESETHRLDLVYNPTGPSLPPDQSKLEADYRRELAARYGIEFGRLLTITNIPIRRYAQFLQKRGLLDDYLRLLSESFNAKAAEEVMCRSLVSVSWDGQIYDCDFNQMIDLSQKTRTVWSIESLDELVDQPIALADHCYGCTAGAGSGCGGALLN; encoded by the coding sequence GTGTCGAGTTTGTTACCGATTGTGAATGAAGGCCTGCCCACCGGTGTGGTGCCAACATTCGCGTCGCGATTGGAAAACGGCATTCTCTGGCGCAACCAATTGAATCAGTTGCAAATCAATCTCGGCAAACTTTGCAATCAAACCTGCACTCACTGCCACGTGGATGCTGGGCCGACCAAGAAACGCGAAAACATGGACGACCGCACGGCGGATCGTTTGCTGGAATTGGTCGCGTCTTGCCCCGCCATCACCACTGTCGATTTGACCGGCGGCGCACCGGAGATGAACCCGAATTTCCGACGCTTGGCCAAGACTTTTCGAGACGCCGGATTGCGAGTCATCGACCGTTGCAACCTGACCATCCTGAGCGAACCCGGTTACGAGTGGGTGGCGGAGTTTTTGGCGGAGCACGAAATCGACGTGGTGGCATCGCTTCCGTGTTACCTGGAAGACAACGTCGATGGTCAACGCGGCGGGGGCGTTTTTGGCCGCAGCATTGACGGACTGCTGAGGCTAAACGAACTCGGATATCGACGCGAAAGCGAAACGCATCGACTTGATTTGGTCTACAACCCCACCGGGCCTTCGCTTCCGCCGGACCAATCCAAATTGGAAGCCGATTACCGCCGCGAATTGGCTGCTCGATATGGGATCGAGTTTGGCCGTTTGCTGACCATCACCAACATTCCCATCCGCCGATATGCCCAGTTTTTGCAAAAACGCGGCTTGCTGGATGATTACCTGCGATTGTTGTCGGAGAGCTTCAATGCGAAAGCCGCAGAGGAAGTGATGTGCCGGTCATTGGTGTCGGTCAGCTGGGACGGTCAAATCTACGATTGTGACTTCAACCAAATGATCGATCTGTCTCAAAAGACTCGCACGGTTTGGTCCATCGAATCGTTGGATGAGTTGGTGGATCAGCCCATCGCATTGGCGGACCATTGCTACGGTTGCACCGCAGGGGCCGGCAGCGGTTGCGGCGGCGCACTGCTCAACTGA
- a CDS encoding ATP-dependent Clp protease ATP-binding subunit gives MYERFTDRARKVMQLANQEAQRFNHEYIGTEHILLGLVKEGSGVAANVLKNLEVDLRKIRLEVEKLVQSGPEMVTVGKLPQTPRAKKVIEYSMEEARNLNHSYVGTEHILLGLLREQEGVAAQVLMNLGLKLEDVREEVLNLLGHGLEGAEVGERGGRGGDGEGSSGGSGSSKSGKSKTPALDSFGRDLTELAKKGELDPVIGREREIERAIQILCRRTKNNPVLLGEAGVGKTAIIEGFAQRVIGGEVPEILAEKRIVVLDLAMMVAGTKYRGQFEERIKAVMTEVRRVKNTILFIDELHTLVGAGGAEGAIDAANVLKPALARGEIQCIGATTLDEYRKYIEKDNALARRFQEIMVEPTGKAETIEILKGLRERYEEHHRVQFTDDAVVAAVEMSERYITARCLPDKAIDVIDEAGARVRLRTMTRPPDLKEIDEQVETLNKDKEDAVANQDFEKAANLRDQAEKLRKKKEQITQEWREKSQQTDGVVDEEIIAEVVSKMTGIPLTRLSTEDSLRLLKMEEELHKRVVSQSQAVTAVAKAVRRSRSGLKDPKRPTGSFIFAGPTGVGKTLLAKALAEYMFGDADALVHIDMSEYMEKHNVSRLIGAPPGFVGYEEGGQLTEKIRRRPYAVVLFDEIEKAHPDVFNMLLQVMEEGRLTDSFGRNVDFRNTILIMTTNAGAEAIKNESAFGFQKPDGDASYDSMKSRVMDQIERVFRPEFLNRLDDTIIFRHLTTTDLKGVIDFELSKVRERLLDRGLAIDLSDEAKEFLIKKGSNLDYGARPLRRAIEQRIEDPLGEELLRGAFEGKDTIIIDVHKDDSGKITRLNFEGESRGWADSDSEEETVPASSSEDQSKSDAS, from the coding sequence ATGTACGAACGGTTTACTGACCGAGCCAGGAAAGTCATGCAATTGGCTAACCAAGAGGCTCAACGATTCAATCACGAATACATCGGCACCGAACACATTTTGTTGGGGTTGGTGAAAGAAGGCAGCGGCGTGGCTGCCAACGTGTTGAAAAATCTCGAAGTTGATCTGCGAAAGATCCGGCTCGAGGTCGAAAAATTGGTGCAAAGCGGGCCAGAAATGGTGACCGTCGGCAAATTGCCGCAAACACCTCGTGCGAAGAAAGTCATCGAATACTCGATGGAAGAAGCACGCAATCTCAATCACAGCTACGTCGGCACCGAGCACATCCTATTGGGATTGCTTCGCGAACAAGAAGGCGTCGCCGCTCAGGTTCTGATGAACTTGGGTCTGAAGCTGGAAGACGTCCGCGAAGAAGTTCTTAATCTGCTTGGACACGGGCTCGAAGGCGCTGAGGTTGGCGAACGCGGTGGCCGTGGTGGCGATGGCGAAGGAAGCAGTGGCGGCAGCGGAAGCAGCAAAAGCGGCAAGAGCAAGACTCCTGCCCTGGACAGCTTTGGCCGCGACCTGACCGAATTGGCCAAGAAAGGTGAATTGGATCCCGTCATCGGTCGCGAACGAGAAATCGAACGCGCCATCCAAATTCTTTGTCGTCGTACCAAGAACAACCCCGTCCTGTTGGGCGAAGCCGGTGTCGGTAAAACCGCCATCATCGAAGGTTTCGCACAACGAGTCATCGGCGGCGAAGTGCCTGAGATCTTGGCCGAGAAACGCATCGTCGTTCTCGACTTGGCGATGATGGTCGCTGGTACCAAGTATCGCGGTCAGTTCGAAGAACGCATCAAAGCGGTCATGACCGAAGTGCGTCGTGTGAAAAACACGATTCTCTTCATCGACGAACTTCACACGCTGGTCGGTGCCGGTGGAGCAGAAGGCGCCATCGACGCTGCCAACGTTCTGAAGCCAGCTTTGGCTCGGGGCGAGATCCAGTGCATCGGTGCGACCACTTTGGACGAGTACCGCAAGTACATCGAAAAAGACAACGCTCTCGCACGTCGTTTTCAAGAGATCATGGTCGAACCGACCGGCAAGGCGGAAACGATCGAGATCCTCAAGGGATTGCGCGAACGGTACGAAGAACATCACCGTGTTCAGTTCACCGACGACGCCGTTGTGGCGGCCGTCGAAATGAGCGAACGCTACATCACTGCTCGCTGCTTGCCCGATAAAGCCATTGACGTGATCGATGAAGCAGGTGCTCGCGTGCGTCTTCGCACCATGACTCGTCCACCAGACTTGAAAGAGATCGACGAGCAAGTCGAAACGCTGAACAAGGACAAAGAAGACGCGGTCGCAAACCAAGACTTCGAAAAAGCCGCCAACCTTCGTGATCAAGCTGAAAAACTTCGCAAGAAGAAAGAGCAGATCACCCAAGAGTGGCGTGAAAAGAGTCAGCAAACCGACGGCGTCGTCGACGAAGAAATCATCGCGGAAGTCGTCAGCAAGATGACGGGCATTCCATTGACTCGACTGTCAACGGAAGACTCCCTGCGTCTGCTGAAGATGGAAGAAGAACTGCACAAACGCGTCGTCAGCCAAAGCCAGGCTGTCACGGCGGTTGCCAAGGCAGTGCGCCGAAGCCGCTCGGGTTTGAAAGATCCCAAGCGTCCAACCGGTTCGTTCATCTTCGCTGGTCCAACCGGCGTCGGTAAAACGTTGCTCGCCAAGGCTCTCGCTGAATACATGTTCGGTGATGCCGACGCGTTGGTGCACATCGACATGTCCGAGTACATGGAGAAACACAACGTCAGCCGTCTGATCGGTGCCCCTCCCGGATTCGTGGGTTACGAAGAAGGTGGCCAGCTGACCGAGAAGATTCGCCGGCGTCCGTACGCGGTCGTGCTGTTCGACGAAATCGAAAAGGCTCACCCCGATGTCTTCAACATGTTGTTGCAAGTCATGGAAGAGGGCCGTTTGACGGACTCGTTCGGTCGCAACGTCGACTTCCGTAACACGATCTTGATCATGACCACCAACGCGGGTGCGGAAGCGATCAAGAACGAATCGGCATTCGGTTTCCAGAAACCCGATGGCGATGCGAGCTACGACTCGATGAAGTCTCGCGTGATGGACCAAATCGAACGCGTCTTCCGACCTGAGTTTTTGAACCGCTTGGACGACACGATCATCTTCCGTCACTTGACCACGACTGACTTGAAGGGCGTGATCGACTTCGAACTGTCGAAGGTTCGCGAACGCTTGCTCGACCGTGGCTTGGCCATCGACTTGAGCGACGAAGCGAAGGAGTTCTTGATCAAGAAAGGCAGCAACCTCGATTACGGGGCTCGTCCACTTCGTCGTGCGATCGAGCAACGCATCGAAGATCCACTTGGCGAAGAATTGCTGCGTGGTGCTTTCGAAGGCAAGGACACGATCATCATCGATGTTCACAAAGACGACAGTGGCAAGATCACGCGTCTGAACTTCGAAGGCGAAAGCCGTGGCTGGGCTGACAGCGATTCCGAAGAGGAAACGGTTCCAGCATCCAGCAGTGAAGATCAATCGAAGTCCGACGCTTCGTAG